In a genomic window of Williamwhitmania sp.:
- a CDS encoding biopolymer transporter ExbD — MGLKRSVKIESGFSMSAMSDMVFQILLFFMLSSTLISPNALPLQLPRSNSQVKGKPMTTVSITKDLTYYVESTPVPFSQLESVIQQKLMNDEDPTLSLHADKSVPIDEVVKVMNIARNNRYKLILATSAEQ; from the coding sequence ATGGGACTAAAGCGAAGTGTAAAGATTGAAAGTGGGTTTAGTATGTCTGCCATGTCGGACATGGTGTTTCAGATACTTCTATTTTTCATGCTATCCTCCACCCTTATTTCGCCCAACGCCTTGCCGTTGCAGCTTCCTCGCAGCAATAGCCAGGTGAAGGGGAAACCTATGACCACCGTCTCCATCACCAAGGATTTGACCTATTATGTTGAGTCCACCCCCGTTCCCTTTTCTCAGTTGGAAAGCGTTATTCAACAGAAGTTGATGAATGATGAAGATCCAACGCTTTCCTTGCATGCAGATAAGAGCGTGCCCATCGATGAGGTAGTTAAGGTAATGAATATTGCTCGAAACAATCGCTACAAACTAATACTAGCAACTAGCGCAGAACAATAG
- a CDS encoding WG repeat-containing protein yields the protein MKHILHHRMIRISLMLLGFLLLQTNTFPQKVGGNGYDYFGEFVNGRAFVYSGGYWGIIDENGNEIVPPKYTKIYPFYKGRANVLVNGNWGVIGEDGKEIIPPIYTKIYPFENGRALVLGDGKFGIIDESGKIIVPVIYVRIAPFVRGRAMVYRDKHWGMIDSLGREVIPPKYDKVGPFKEGYAEVWLNMKVGLVDEMGKEIVPPQYEKITEFQGGKALVFIEGRIGVIDQTGKELVPSAYNKIGPYVNGRAIVVKSGKFGILSQDGNEILPPIYDKIGPFEDGRAVIYKDGLCGIISEEGKITVSPRYDKITFIKNHRAKVLLNGRYGIIDEAGNEIISPRKKKKEY from the coding sequence ATGAAGCACATTCTACACCATCGCATGATTCGGATTTCACTTATGCTGCTTGGCTTTTTGCTATTGCAGACAAATACTTTTCCACAGAAAGTGGGCGGTAATGGCTATGATTATTTTGGCGAGTTTGTCAATGGACGGGCATTTGTTTACTCAGGAGGTTACTGGGGCATTATCGACGAAAACGGGAATGAAATAGTTCCCCCAAAGTATACTAAAATCTATCCGTTCTATAAAGGTCGTGCAAATGTGCTGGTTAATGGTAATTGGGGAGTCATAGGTGAGGATGGAAAGGAGATAATTCCACCCATCTATACAAAAATATATCCCTTCGAAAATGGAAGAGCGTTGGTGTTGGGTGATGGTAAGTTCGGCATTATCGATGAAAGCGGAAAGATTATAGTTCCGGTAATATATGTTCGTATTGCGCCATTTGTAAGGGGGCGAGCTATGGTATACCGCGATAAGCATTGGGGGATGATTGATTCCCTAGGACGGGAGGTTATTCCGCCAAAATATGATAAGGTTGGTCCGTTTAAGGAGGGATATGCCGAGGTATGGCTAAATATGAAGGTTGGTTTGGTTGATGAGATGGGTAAGGAAATTGTTCCTCCACAGTATGAGAAGATAACCGAGTTCCAAGGAGGTAAAGCTTTGGTATTCATCGAAGGCAGAATTGGAGTAATTGATCAAACTGGCAAAGAGTTGGTTCCATCGGCTTACAATAAAATTGGTCCATACGTTAATGGACGGGCCATAGTAGTTAAGAGTGGCAAGTTTGGTATTCTTTCTCAGGATGGGAACGAGATACTGCCTCCAATTTACGATAAGATTGGTCCATTTGAAGATGGTCGTGCAGTGATTTATAAAGATGGTCTATGTGGAATTATTTCGGAGGAGGGCAAGATCACTGTTTCGCCCCGTTACGATAAAATAACCTTTATTAAGAACCATCGTGCCAAGGTGCTGCTGAATGGGCGTTACGGAATTATTGATGAGGCCGGAAACGAAATAATCTCTCCAAGGAAGAAGAAGAAAGAATATTAG
- a CDS encoding alpha-amylase family glycosyl hydrolase yields the protein MTTWLSGAVIYQVLVDRFANTTEMKPDRGENEFLGGTLNGTRDKLPYLQTMGVNCLWLSPFYQTDAYHGYHITNFDEVDPHFGTLADLKSLVDDCHRRGMKIIADWVPNHCSTQHPFFQAALKDKDCPYREWFYFNKGTKSYRYFLHYPELAKLNLNNPMARRYMLNNARYWLSIGLDGFRIDHAIGPGMGFWKALRRLVNKEFPAVVLLGEVWGAGIAPADFSTLGMLHKQRRRRWGINQQELQLDYQAVFHGVLDFHFAHLLRTHFSKQGKVNADLMAACLDHFSLGYSNSFLPVLFLDNHDLDRFLFECEGKKARLETALSFLFSFPYPRVIYYGTEALMTQRQSILLPLPNADLQARQPMDWKSVDTNMVDLIHQLTSIT from the coding sequence GCAGTAATTTATCAGGTTCTGGTGGATCGGTTTGCAAATACTACCGAAATGAAACCTGATAGAGGCGAAAATGAGTTCCTTGGGGGAACTCTTAACGGAACACGAGATAAACTACCCTACCTGCAGACCATGGGCGTTAATTGCCTTTGGCTATCGCCTTTCTATCAAACAGATGCATACCATGGATACCACATTACCAACTTTGATGAGGTTGATCCTCATTTTGGAACGCTTGCCGATTTAAAGTCTTTAGTTGACGATTGCCATAGGCGGGGAATGAAAATAATTGCCGATTGGGTTCCCAACCATTGCTCAACTCAGCATCCCTTTTTTCAGGCAGCGCTCAAGGATAAAGATTGCCCGTATCGGGAGTGGTTTTACTTCAACAAGGGTACCAAGAGCTATCGATATTTTTTGCATTATCCAGAGTTGGCCAAGCTTAATCTAAATAACCCTATGGCGCGCCGCTACATGCTAAACAATGCTCGTTACTGGCTTAGCATAGGTCTTGATGGGTTTCGTATCGACCACGCCATTGGGCCAGGAATGGGCTTTTGGAAGGCGCTTCGCCGGTTGGTAAATAAGGAGTTTCCTGCGGTGGTTCTGTTGGGGGAGGTGTGGGGTGCCGGAATTGCTCCAGCCGATTTCTCAACACTTGGAATGCTGCACAAGCAGCGTCGCCGCCGATGGGGCATTAACCAGCAAGAACTTCAGCTGGACTACCAGGCGGTGTTCCACGGGGTGCTCGATTTTCATTTCGCCCACCTGCTGCGCACCCATTTTTCAAAACAAGGCAAGGTTAATGCAGATTTAATGGCTGCCTGTTTGGACCATTTTTCGTTAGGCTATTCCAACTCGTTTCTGCCGGTTCTCTTTCTCGATAATCACGACCTCGATCGCTTTTTGTTTGAGTGCGAAGGAAAAAAAGCTAGGTTGGAGACCGCGTTGTCGTTTTTGTTCTCATTTCCTTATCCTCGAGTAATTTATTATGGAACGGAGGCATTGATGACCCAGCGTCAATCCATTCTTCTGCCTTTGCCCAATGCCGACTTACAGGCACGTCAGCCAATGGATTGGAAATCAGTTGATACCAACATGGTAGATCTTATCCACCAATTGACCTCCATCACTTGA
- a CDS encoding translocation/assembly module TamB domain-containing protein produces MVQFTFFFAFFVKLILGKSIKKILRISAITFGCIILLLAGGSFLLLQSPKVQTYLTKTIAEGLGSRLNTTITIGAVSFRPFNSLVLKNVFVADQNGDTLLFSKEIAAKLTRINFKKRSVTFGSILLKSTTGKLYADSTGKTNFDFLVDALSSPSDTTSTSKENPNWKIELNSLAIEDLNFVYKQQNNDKPEWGVNYDDLRVSHLNLNISDLRTSGDSLSCYIDYINLEEKSGFKLDKLSGFYLMTPKSMSIYKGDLIAGNTSLHLQELKFSYDSLANFDDFVNKVKMRGLIPQSVLDMKTLSYFVPDFEKIKGVYFIDLDVDGPVANLNAKKVKVRTLQKTSLETSFIMRGLPDIDRTLILCNIESLTSTPKEVETILNNLIPGNGIQFANNLQKDSPFNLSWSFNGYIENFVTFGELNSAAGLLSANFYMKPQNKRTIFDGSLQFKELDAEKLLADTLLGKVTASIKGKGYYFKQHVEANVTAKIDRLDLQGYSYSDIFFDGKATESSFDGSIVSKDPNLKFNLNGKIDFSKELPVFDFSLFLAKADLFHLNMYDKDTLSLLSFGLSSKLSGNSLDNLNGELSIQNPIYRSSSHNHKLGNIELKAASSAFSHSLSLKSDMVDAELRGKYSFANISVSLVNFFQKYLPAMQAKQSSQPPTVAESEEGNSDQTYMLRINVKKAGSEMLSDIVPGLLIGSNSTIFSIYNPVLQTVNIRARFPEIGLDDNKMKELTITAQTVDSLLKVGFTANQLDAGGIQIQQVNFATTTANNISKFKLDWDNQSDKKNSGTILGRINLLERGDSTKPLARITFDPSDLILNDTTWSIGGSSVDLDSNLIAFHNINLYNKHQSIAISGKAGGMVTDSIEVSFNNIDISNINFLTESTGYNFQGIINGYAKIGDLFDNPIFSSNLYLKDLKVNDKLVGTSQIQSLWDDESQKFMVTVTTVRNDTTLFTLDGSYEPKQDNLNLKAEIHSLMMERFSPFLADILSEPEGGLEGEISVTGKLSSPVINGNLKTNNLGFTVDYLNTHYKVDAPIEIRNGQVSIKNGKLLDSKGGKASLDATFTHNNFSNIFYKINLGLKNLQCINTTQRNNELFYGLAYASGTATISGNADALLIEANATTDKNTSMMIPLNSANEVSNSDFLTIVKPKTDEIVIEEKKEEKAEDQMQLNINLNLNVNTNAEAQIIIDPKVGDIIKATGNGNLKMEINPNQDIFKIYGDYTIDQGDYLFTLQNVINKHFKIDNGSTLRWNGDASNASVDIKAVYKLKAALSDLLNDTSAVYKRRIPVECQILMTDKLMQPTIKFNINIPNIDAETQGKVLNALNTDEKVSKQFLSLLVINSFFPDMAFNEMQNQNGVSGQSFGAASVSVTASEFLSNQLSNWLSQLSKTFDVGFKYRPGDQVTNDEVEVAISTQLFNDRVTVNGNVDMGGNSKTSGNGLGGDFDIEYKITPKLSVKGFTRSNDNLIYERSPNTQGIGISYREEFNNLGDLRRKIFGSKKDKKAKKNLPPADTTNQNGTLPVEPRVKDQSSADTTGVGTK; encoded by the coding sequence ATGGTTCAGTTTACCTTTTTTTTTGCTTTTTTTGTAAAGTTAATACTTGGTAAAAGTATCAAAAAAATTCTAAGAATTTCGGCCATTACCTTTGGGTGCATCATCCTGCTTTTAGCAGGGGGGAGCTTCCTGCTTCTCCAGAGTCCCAAGGTTCAAACATATCTCACCAAAACTATTGCTGAGGGGCTTGGCAGCCGGCTTAATACAACCATAACCATTGGAGCAGTAAGCTTTCGACCATTCAACAGCCTTGTTCTGAAAAATGTTTTTGTAGCCGATCAAAACGGGGATACATTGCTCTTTTCCAAAGAAATAGCAGCAAAACTAACACGCATTAACTTCAAAAAGAGGAGCGTTACCTTTGGCAGCATTCTCCTAAAATCGACCACCGGAAAACTTTATGCTGACTCCACAGGCAAGACAAATTTTGATTTTCTGGTGGATGCCCTCAGCTCTCCGAGCGATACCACCTCAACCTCCAAGGAAAACCCCAACTGGAAAATTGAGCTAAATAGCCTCGCCATTGAGGATTTGAACTTTGTATACAAACAGCAAAATAACGATAAACCAGAATGGGGAGTCAACTATGATGACCTACGCGTCAGCCACCTGAACCTTAATATTTCTGACCTTAGAACAAGCGGTGATAGCCTTTCGTGCTACATAGACTATATCAATTTGGAAGAAAAATCGGGATTTAAGCTCGATAAGCTTTCCGGCTTTTACCTAATGACCCCAAAATCGATGTCGATCTATAAGGGAGATTTAATTGCGGGTAACACGTCCCTTCATCTACAAGAACTAAAATTCTCCTACGACAGCCTCGCCAACTTTGATGATTTTGTGAACAAGGTAAAAATGAGAGGACTGATACCACAGTCGGTGCTCGATATGAAAACCCTTAGCTACTTCGTTCCTGATTTTGAAAAGATAAAAGGTGTTTACTTTATCGACCTCGATGTGGATGGTCCTGTGGCAAACCTTAACGCTAAAAAGGTGAAGGTCAGAACACTTCAAAAAACCTCTCTCGAAACCTCTTTCATCATGCGAGGGCTACCCGACATTGATCGCACGCTCATCCTATGCAACATTGAATCGCTCACATCAACACCCAAAGAGGTTGAGACCATCCTCAATAACCTAATACCAGGAAATGGAATACAGTTTGCCAACAACCTACAAAAGGACAGCCCCTTCAATCTCTCGTGGAGTTTCAACGGCTACATAGAAAACTTTGTAACCTTTGGAGAGCTAAACAGTGCCGCTGGCCTTCTGAGCGCCAACTTCTACATGAAGCCTCAAAACAAAAGAACAATTTTTGATGGAAGCCTACAATTTAAGGAGTTGGATGCCGAAAAGTTGCTGGCAGACACACTGCTCGGAAAGGTAACGGCCAGTATTAAGGGAAAAGGCTACTACTTCAAGCAGCACGTTGAAGCCAATGTAACTGCCAAAATTGATAGACTCGATCTTCAAGGATACTCCTATAGTGACATTTTCTTCGATGGAAAGGCTACTGAAAGTTCGTTTGATGGTAGTATTGTGAGCAAGGACCCCAATTTAAAGTTTAACCTGAACGGTAAAATCGATTTTTCAAAGGAGCTGCCGGTATTCGATTTCTCTCTCTTTTTGGCAAAAGCCGACCTCTTCCATCTTAATATGTACGACAAAGATACCTTGTCTCTTCTGTCGTTTGGCCTCTCCTCCAAACTATCGGGCAACAGCCTCGACAACCTCAACGGGGAGCTGAGTATTCAGAACCCAATTTATCGCTCCTCTTCCCATAACCATAAGCTTGGCAACATTGAGCTCAAAGCAGCCAGCAGTGCCTTCAGCCATAGCCTGAGCCTTAAATCGGACATGGTTGATGCAGAACTTCGGGGCAAATATAGCTTTGCAAACATCTCTGTATCATTGGTCAATTTTTTTCAGAAGTACTTACCGGCCATGCAAGCTAAGCAAAGCTCACAACCACCTACTGTAGCCGAATCTGAAGAGGGAAATTCCGACCAAACTTACATGCTGAGAATAAATGTCAAAAAAGCTGGTAGCGAAATGCTTAGCGACATTGTGCCCGGCCTTTTGATTGGCAGCAACTCAACAATTTTTTCTATCTACAACCCTGTTCTCCAGACCGTCAATATCAGAGCTCGATTTCCCGAAATTGGCCTCGACGACAATAAAATGAAAGAGCTCACCATTACAGCCCAAACAGTTGACTCATTGCTGAAAGTTGGCTTTACAGCAAATCAACTCGACGCTGGTGGTATTCAAATTCAGCAGGTGAACTTTGCCACCACTACCGCCAATAATATCTCAAAATTCAAATTAGACTGGGATAATCAGAGTGACAAAAAAAATAGTGGAACTATATTGGGTAGAATAAACCTCCTAGAAAGAGGTGACTCAACCAAACCTTTAGCAAGAATCACCTTCGATCCATCTGACTTGATATTAAACGATACTACATGGAGCATTGGAGGCTCCTCCGTTGACCTTGACTCTAACCTAATCGCCTTCCACAACATCAATTTATACAACAAGCATCAGAGCATTGCCATTTCCGGAAAGGCCGGTGGCATGGTAACTGACTCCATTGAGGTTTCATTTAACAACATCGACATTTCAAACATCAATTTTCTGACAGAATCAACAGGCTACAACTTCCAGGGTATCATTAACGGCTATGCTAAAATTGGAGATTTGTTTGACAATCCAATATTTTCCTCGAACCTTTATCTCAAAGATCTTAAAGTAAACGACAAATTGGTGGGCACATCTCAAATCCAAAGCCTTTGGGATGATGAATCGCAGAAGTTTATGGTTACCGTAACCACAGTGAGAAACGACACCACCCTTTTTACGCTGGATGGAAGCTACGAGCCCAAGCAGGATAACCTGAATTTGAAAGCAGAAATTCACTCACTTATGATGGAGAGGTTCAGCCCATTCCTTGCCGACATTCTCTCTGAACCTGAAGGTGGGCTTGAAGGGGAAATAAGCGTTACTGGCAAACTTTCGTCACCGGTAATCAATGGCAACCTAAAGACGAACAACCTTGGATTCACGGTGGATTACCTCAATACGCATTACAAAGTTGATGCCCCAATTGAGATCAGGAATGGACAGGTGTCCATAAAAAATGGGAAATTATTAGATTCTAAGGGGGGCAAGGCCTCTTTGGATGCAACTTTTACCCATAATAACTTCAGTAATATTTTTTACAAAATCAATCTAGGCCTCAAAAACTTACAGTGCATCAACACTACCCAACGCAACAACGAACTTTTCTATGGCCTTGCATACGCAAGCGGAACAGCAACAATATCGGGAAATGCCGACGCCCTGCTCATAGAGGCCAATGCCACTACAGATAAGAACACCAGTATGATGATTCCGCTTAATTCAGCCAACGAGGTAAGCAACTCCGACTTCTTAACTATTGTAAAACCAAAAACTGATGAAATTGTTATAGAGGAAAAGAAGGAGGAAAAAGCGGAAGATCAGATGCAGCTAAATATTAATTTAAACTTGAACGTTAATACGAACGCAGAGGCCCAGATCATTATCGACCCAAAAGTTGGTGACATAATCAAGGCTACCGGCAATGGCAATCTAAAGATGGAGATCAACCCTAATCAGGACATCTTCAAGATATATGGTGACTACACTATCGACCAAGGAGACTACCTCTTCACCCTACAGAACGTAATTAACAAACACTTTAAAATTGATAACGGCAGCACCCTTCGCTGGAATGGAGACGCTTCTAATGCCAGCGTCGACATTAAAGCAGTGTATAAGCTAAAAGCGGCGTTAAGCGATTTGCTCAACGATACCAGCGCAGTGTATAAACGTCGGATACCTGTGGAATGCCAAATTCTGATGACCGATAAGTTAATGCAGCCAACCATTAAATTCAACATCAACATTCCAAATATTGATGCAGAAACCCAAGGTAAGGTTTTGAATGCGCTGAACACCGATGAAAAAGTTAGTAAACAATTCCTCTCCCTGCTGGTCATCAATAGCTTTTTTCCCGACATGGCCTTCAACGAAATGCAGAACCAGAACGGAGTATCAGGCCAAAGTTTTGGAGCAGCCAGCGTAAGTGTAACCGCAAGCGAGTTCCTATCGAATCAGCTGAGCAACTGGCTCTCACAGCTAAGCAAAACATTCGATGTGGGATTCAAGTATCGCCCAGGAGACCAAGTAACTAACGACGAGGTTGAGGTAGCCATCTCCACCCAGCTATTTAACGATCGGGTGACCGTTAACGGCAATGTGGATATGGGTGGCAATAGCAAAACATCAGGGAATGGACTAGGTGGCGACTTTGACATTGAATACAAAATTACCCCGAAACTTAGTGTAAAGGGGTTTACACGGTCCAACGACAACCTAATTTATGAGCGTTCACCCAATACTCAAGGCATTGGTATCTCCTACCGGGAGGAGTTCAACAACCTTGGCGATTTAAGGAGGAAGATTTTCGGAAGTAAAAAAGACAAAAAAGCCAAGAAAAACCTTCCGCCAGCCGACACAACCAATCAAAATGGGACGTTACCGGTAGAGCCTAGAGTTAAAGACCAAAGCAGCGCAGACACCACTGGTGTTGGAACAAAATAA
- a CDS encoding MotA/TolQ/ExbB proton channel family protein: MSISLLLLQAQPLTQVATSLPASQNTLGLWDLAVKGGWIMIVLAVLSVIAVYIFSERYSAIYKAQKVDFNFMNQIKEYIHDDKIDAAKALCQSKETPIARMIEKGIQRIGRPLPDVNTAIENVGNLEISKLEAGLPTLATIAGGAPMLGFLGTVIGLIQAFFEMSKAGSNIEMGLLSGGIYTAMVTTVGGLFVGIFAYFGYNILVAKVEKVVFNMERNTTEFMDLLNEPVD, encoded by the coding sequence ATGAGTATCTCTTTGTTATTGCTTCAAGCGCAACCACTTACACAGGTAGCGACAAGCCTTCCAGCAAGCCAAAACACTCTTGGTCTTTGGGATCTAGCCGTAAAAGGCGGATGGATAATGATTGTGCTAGCCGTTCTATCGGTAATTGCTGTTTACATCTTTAGCGAACGTTACTCAGCCATCTACAAGGCTCAAAAGGTTGACTTCAACTTTATGAACCAGATAAAGGAATACATTCACGACGATAAGATTGATGCAGCAAAAGCCTTATGCCAATCGAAGGAAACACCCATTGCCAGAATGATTGAGAAGGGAATTCAGCGAATAGGACGACCACTTCCCGACGTAAACACTGCCATAGAAAATGTGGGTAACCTCGAAATATCCAAGTTGGAGGCAGGCCTTCCAACCTTGGCAACCATTGCTGGTGGAGCACCAATGCTTGGATTTTTAGGTACCGTAATTGGTCTTATCCAGGCCTTCTTTGAAATGTCGAAAGCGGGAAGTAATATTGAAATGGGACTATTGTCTGGTGGTATTTATACTGCCATGGTTACCACCGTTGGTGGGCTATTCGTTGGTATTTTCGCTTACTTTGGCTACAACATCCTTGTTGCTAAGGTTGAAAAAGTAGTCTTTAATATGGAGCGCAACACCACTGAGTTTATGGACCTCCTGAATGAACCGGTTGATTAA
- a CDS encoding TonB family protein, producing the protein MTETKPVDRIKGLAATISFHVALLLILILINLGASTPPQDNAGILINFGTDNTGLGRIEPATDVQPKLAVAAAVKPADEETPMTQDYQDAPVIVKKQQTKKNPKLKITKEATKPTETNKSKDTETKPQPKVNPKALFPGQKSDGGNQGEGEVGGKGNQGDPNGSPLTGNRIGGGNGNVPSFSLAGRGYLTLPSPKYNSQAEGKVVVEITVDRNGNVVKASPTIKGSTVQDEKLFEAAKDAALKAKFNVKQDAPPYQTGTITYNFRLQ; encoded by the coding sequence ATGACAGAGACAAAACCAGTTGACAGAATTAAAGGGTTAGCAGCCACCATCTCCTTTCATGTGGCACTGCTGCTAATACTTATTCTCATAAACCTTGGCGCATCAACACCGCCACAGGATAATGCTGGTATTCTCATCAACTTTGGCACAGACAATACTGGGTTAGGACGGATTGAACCAGCAACCGATGTTCAGCCAAAACTAGCAGTTGCTGCAGCAGTTAAGCCAGCCGACGAAGAAACTCCAATGACTCAGGACTACCAAGATGCGCCAGTTATAGTAAAAAAACAGCAAACAAAGAAAAACCCAAAACTGAAAATTACGAAGGAAGCTACAAAGCCTACTGAAACTAATAAAAGCAAAGATACCGAAACCAAACCTCAGCCAAAGGTTAATCCCAAAGCACTATTTCCGGGACAGAAGAGCGACGGTGGTAACCAAGGCGAAGGTGAAGTTGGTGGAAAAGGAAACCAAGGCGACCCCAATGGTTCACCGCTTACTGGCAACAGAATTGGTGGCGGAAATGGTAATGTTCCCTCGTTTAGCCTTGCGGGTAGAGGTTACCTAACCTTGCCCTCACCAAAATACAATTCACAAGCCGAGGGCAAAGTAGTGGTTGAAATCACCGTTGATAGAAATGGTAATGTGGTAAAGGCAAGTCCCACCATCAAAGGATCCACTGTGCAGGATGAAAAACTTTTTGAAGCAGCTAAGGATGCCGCGTTAAAAGCAAAGTTTAACGTAAAACAAGATGCCCCACCATATCAAACTGGGACTATCACCTACAACTTCAGATTGCAATAG
- a CDS encoding sulfite exporter TauE/SafE family protein, with amino-acid sequence MEWYTYLLIVVAGFIAGFINTLAGAGSLLILPLLIFIGLPATVANGTNRIGVLLQSIVATRSFKQRKLFVWSEAVEYLIPASAGALVGASLAVSLNEHLMQRIIGGLLIFMFFVVLHKPERWISDAKPLNLNPLMRILRGGVFFLVGVYGGFIQAGVGYFLLASFVFLTGSNLVKSNALKVLLTMVFTVFALVIFMINHEVDYFIGLLLGVGSMTGAWLAAKLAITKGAIFVRYFLLATLLLFSVKLLFF; translated from the coding sequence ATGGAGTGGTATACCTACCTCTTAATAGTGGTTGCTGGCTTTATTGCTGGATTCATCAATACGCTTGCCGGTGCAGGATCGTTGCTCATTTTACCCTTGCTCATTTTTATTGGATTGCCGGCTACAGTTGCGAATGGAACTAACCGCATAGGAGTTCTACTTCAGAGCATAGTGGCAACAAGAAGTTTTAAGCAGAGGAAGCTTTTTGTATGGTCAGAAGCGGTAGAATACCTAATCCCCGCTTCTGCTGGGGCATTAGTGGGTGCCTCACTGGCTGTATCGCTCAACGAGCATTTAATGCAGCGCATTATAGGTGGGTTGCTGATATTCATGTTTTTTGTTGTGCTCCACAAGCCTGAGCGGTGGATATCTGATGCAAAACCATTGAACTTAAATCCGTTAATGCGTATTCTTCGCGGAGGGGTGTTTTTCTTGGTGGGTGTTTACGGTGGATTTATTCAAGCCGGAGTAGGATACTTTCTTTTAGCTTCATTTGTTTTTCTTACGGGGTCCAATTTGGTTAAATCCAATGCACTGAAGGTACTTCTTACCATGGTTTTCACTGTATTTGCCTTGGTGATATTTATGATCAATCACGAAGTGGACTACTTTATTGGTTTACTACTTGGGGTAGGTAGCATGACCGGTGCTTGGCTAGCTGCAAAATTGGCAATTACTAAAGGAGCAATTTTTGTTCGATATTTTCTGTTGGCAACGTTGCTCCTGTTTTCAGTAAAATTGCTCTTCTTTTAG
- the glyA gene encoding serine hydroxymethyltransferase has translation MTRDTQIFDLIAKERERQMHGVELIASENFVSEQVLEAMGSVLTNKYAEGYPGARYYGGCQIVDQTEQLAIDRLKKLFNAEYANVQPHSGAQANMAVFMACLKPGDTFLGLDLSHGGHLSHGSPVNMSGILYNAVSYGVKEETGRVDYEMMEQMAIEHKPKLIVGGASAYSREWNYERMRAIADKVGALLMIDMAHPAGLIAAGLLDNPLKYAHVVTSTTHKTLRGPRGGIILMGKDFPNPWGLTTPKGEIKMMSQVLNSSVFPGIQGGPLEHVIASKAVSFGEALLPEYKVYQAQVKKNAAVMAKAFMDLGYKVISGGTDNHSMLIDLRTKFPDITGKKVENTLVLADITINKNMVPFDSRSPFQTSGLRVGTPAITTRGLKEAHVEKVVEFIDTVIANIDSQATLDSVRAEVNKLMNDFPLFAW, from the coding sequence ATGACTAGAGATACGCAGATATTTGATCTTATTGCTAAAGAGCGCGAGCGTCAAATGCATGGTGTTGAATTAATTGCTTCTGAAAACTTTGTGAGCGAACAGGTGCTGGAGGCAATGGGCTCTGTGCTTACCAACAAGTATGCCGAAGGTTATCCGGGTGCCCGTTACTATGGCGGTTGCCAGATTGTGGACCAAACTGAGCAGCTGGCTATTGACCGGTTGAAGAAACTTTTTAATGCCGAGTATGCCAACGTACAGCCACACTCCGGTGCACAGGCAAACATGGCCGTATTCATGGCCTGTCTAAAGCCTGGCGACACATTCTTGGGTTTAGACCTTTCTCACGGCGGTCACCTTTCACATGGTTCGCCAGTAAATATGTCGGGCATTCTCTACAATGCTGTTTCCTACGGAGTAAAGGAAGAGACAGGTCGTGTTGACTATGAGATGATGGAGCAAATGGCCATTGAGCATAAGCCAAAACTTATTGTGGGTGGAGCCTCAGCCTATTCTCGCGAATGGAACTACGAGCGTATGCGTGCAATTGCCGATAAGGTAGGTGCGTTGCTCATGATTGACATGGCCCATCCGGCCGGACTTATTGCAGCTGGTTTGCTCGACAATCCGCTCAAGTATGCTCATGTTGTTACCTCCACCACCCATAAAACGCTGCGTGGTCCAAGAGGTGGCATCATTTTAATGGGTAAAGATTTCCCTAACCCCTGGGGTTTAACCACACCAAAGGGTGAGATTAAGATGATGTCGCAGGTGCTCAACTCTTCTGTTTTCCCTGGTATTCAGGGTGGGCCGCTGGAGCATGTAATTGCCTCCAAGGCGGTTTCGTTTGGTGAAGCATTGCTTCCCGAGTATAAAGTTTACCAAGCACAGGTTAAAAAGAATGCCGCTGTTATGGCAAAGGCATTTATGGATCTCGGCTATAAGGTAATCTCCGGTGGAACCGATAACCACTCCATGCTCATCGACCTTCGGACAAAATTCCCGGATATTACTGGAAAGAAGGTTGAAAATACCTTAGTGTTGGCCGACATCACCATTAACAAAAATATGGTTCCTTTCGATAGCCGCTCACCTTTTCAAACCAGCGGATTACGCGTTGGAACACCGGCTATAACCACCCGTGGGTTGAAGGAAGCCCATGTGGAAAAGGTTGTTGAATTTATCGACACTGTAATTGCAAATATTGATAGTCAGGCTACTCTCGATTCTGTTAGGGCAGAGGTGAATAAGCTAATGAACGATTTTCCGCTTTTTGCTTGGTAA